A window of Gouania willdenowi chromosome 12, fGouWil2.1, whole genome shotgun sequence contains these coding sequences:
- the coq4 gene encoding ubiquinone biosynthesis protein COQ4 homolog, mitochondrial — protein sequence MWLRLGKHFQQLKLRNAALPGKVLCVNQLHSNNTVFADGIYPGHIPTTPIQKALLAVGSGVAALQNPYRHDMVAVLGETTGHQALINLRDRMRNDPEGSTILTERPRIRLSTLDLTAMASLPDGSFGREYLRFLEDNHVTPDSRADVRFVDNEELAYVMQRYREVHDLLHTLLGMPTNMLGEVAVKWFEAAQTGLPMCVLGALLGPLRLNASRLQTLLTSLGLWALQNGRNARCVLSVFYERRWEQNIEDLRRELNIEPPPDTIGAAKERT from the exons ATGTGGCTAAGGCTAGGAAAGCACTTTCAGCAACTAAAGCTGCGAAATGCAGCTTTACCCGGCAAAG TGTTGTGTGTCAACCAGCTGCACAGCAACAACACTGTGTTCGCTGATGGGATTTATCCTGGACACATCCCCACCACCCCCATCCAAAAGGCCCTGCTGGCTGTTGGGTCGGGTGTGGCTGCTCTGCAAAACCCCTACAGACACG ACATGGTTGCTGTACTCGGAGAGACAACGGGACACCAAGCGTTGATAAATCTCAGGGACAGGATGAGAAATGACCCTGAAGGCTCCACAATCCTAAC GGAAAGACCCCGAATCAGACTCTCGACTCTGGATCTGACAGCGATGGCCTCCCTCCCTGACGGCTCCTTTGGCCGAGAATATCTGCGTTTCCTTGAGGACAAT CACGTGACCCCTGACTCCAGGGCAGATGTGAGGTTTGTGGACAATGAAGAGCTGGCCTACGTCATGCAGCGCTACAGAGAGGTGCATGATCTGCTGCACACGCTGCTGGGAATGCCCACTAATATGCTGG ggGAAGTGGCTGTGAAGTGGTTTGAAGCGGCTCAGACGGGACTTCCTATGTGTGTTCTGGGTGCTTTGTTGGGGCCTCTGCGACTCAACGCAAG CCGTCTACAGACCCTGCTCACATCCTTAGGTCTGTGGGCGCTACAGAACGGACGGAACGCCCGCTGCGTCCTGAGCGTCTTCTACGAGAGACGGTGGGAGCAGAACATCGAGGACCTCAGACGAGAGCTCAACATAGAACCGCCTCCCGACACTATCGGCGCCGCCAAGGAAAGGACGTGA
- the bspry gene encoding B box and SPRY domain-containing protein isoform X1, with protein MSDQFNSCELTSSNTPERGLMVVPVGKSDKMDCEEKPIFSVMGGGEGGVKQRVFRDTFATSGGAVSPTSDTESGIFSAECELCVEHEAELDWFCGTERKLICPHCATVGSCQGHAVVPLSTRVSAVRNQLVDVCEKIQLQALRIQKFIDQTLTVKEQKLQVPVAASRAREQVLAQVSAAREALEEEEQRLLEEVQSEEERVEQCLLTQRAHWSQALESLSQTRSRLVHTLTHTPDAQLVNSVEDIAERVEQAEGVGEPCDTEQLNLKPSCSDSKLLKGLWATAVLLGPNAYGSPDLTFDPRTVSPLLSLSSDLCTLTFLHKRPRHSPPYDPARFDCWPNALGSVSMSSGTHSWMVDVGQSAAFKVGVCYPSLERKGSGNEARLGYNSESWVVSRYDGDYSFCHDGRKVPLQVVRRPERIGVLLDWSSQTLVFYEAESRAVLYSVTQQFTAPLLPACAVTDRSITILH; from the exons ATGAGCGACCAGTTCAACAGCTGTGAGCTCACCAGCTCCAACACACCGGAGCGTGGTTTAATGGTGGTGCCGGTGGGAAAAAGCGACAAAATGGACTGCGAGGAGAAACCCATTTTCTCCGTCATGGGGGGTGGGGAGGGTGGTGTGAAGCAGCGGGTGTTCAGGGACACGTTCGCCACCAGCGGGGGAGCTGTGTCGCCGACCTCCGACACCGAGTCCGGGATCTTCTCAGCGGAGTGCGAGCTGTGCGTGGAGCACGAGGCCGAGCTGGACTGGTTCTGCGGGACCGAGCGGAAGCTCATCTGTCCTCACTGCGCCACGGTGGGCTCGTGCCAGGGACACGCCGTGGTCCCTCTGTCCACTAGGGTCAGCGCCGTCAGA AATCAACTGGTGGACGTGTGTGAGAAAATCCAGCTGCAGGCGCTGCGGATCCAGAAGTTTATCGACCAGACGCTCACAGTGAAGGAGCAGAAGCTTCAGGTACCA GTGGCGGCGAGCAGGGCCAGGGAGCAGGTGCTGGCCCAGGTCAGCGCTGCTCGGGAGgctctggaggaggaggagcagcgcCTGCTGGAGGAGGTGCAGAGTGAGGAGGAGCGAGTAGAGCAGTGTCTCCTCACTCAGAGAGCCCACTGGAGCCAGGCGCTGGAGAGTCTGTCCCAGACACGATCCCGTCTGGTGCACACGCTGACGCACACGCCTGACGCACAGCTGGTG aaTAGCGTGGAGGACATAGCTGAAAG GGTGGAGCAGGCGGAGGGGGTGGGGGAACCCTGCGACACAGAGCAGCTCAATCTTAAGCCCAGCTGCAGTGACAGCAAGTTACTGAAGGGACTGTGGGCCACTGCGGTGCTGCTGGGGCCAAACG CTTATGGATCGCCTGATCTGACGTTTGACCCACGCACGGTGAGCCCTCTGCTCTCCCTCTCCAGTGACCTTTGCACTTTGACCTTCCTCCATAAAAGACCTCGCCATTCCCCGCCCTACGACCCCGCGCGCTTCGACTGCTGGCCCAACGCGCTCGGCTCAGTCTCCATGTCCTCCGGCACCCACAGCTGGATGGTGGACGTGGGCCAGAGCGCTGCTTTCAAAGTAGGGGTCTGCTACCCCTCGTTGGAGCGCAAAGGGTCAGGTAACGAGGCCCGACTAGGCTACAACAGCGAGTCGTGGGTGGTGTCTCGATACGACGGGGACTACTCCTTCTGCCACGACGGGAGGAAGGTTCCCCTGCAGGTGGTTCGCAGGCCTGAAAGGATCGGCGTGCTGCTCGACTGGTCGAGTCAAACACTGGTTTTCTACGAGGCGGAGTCCAGGGCTGTGCTTTACTCAGTCACACAACAATTCACTGCTCCTCTTCTGCCGGCATGTGCCGTGACTGACCGCAGTATCACCATACTGCATTGA
- the bspry gene encoding B box and SPRY domain-containing protein isoform X2: MSDQFNSCELTSSNTPERGLMVVPVGKSDKMDCEEKPIFSVMGGGEGGVKQRVFRDTFATSGGAVSPTSDTESGIFSAECELCVEHEAELDWFCGTERKLICPHCATVGSCQGHAVVPLSTRVSAVRNQLVDVCEKIQLQALRIQKFIDQTLTVKEQKLQVAASRAREQVLAQVSAAREALEEEEQRLLEEVQSEEERVEQCLLTQRAHWSQALESLSQTRSRLVHTLTHTPDAQLVNSVEDIAERVEQAEGVGEPCDTEQLNLKPSCSDSKLLKGLWATAVLLGPNAYGSPDLTFDPRTVSPLLSLSSDLCTLTFLHKRPRHSPPYDPARFDCWPNALGSVSMSSGTHSWMVDVGQSAAFKVGVCYPSLERKGSGNEARLGYNSESWVVSRYDGDYSFCHDGRKVPLQVVRRPERIGVLLDWSSQTLVFYEAESRAVLYSVTQQFTAPLLPACAVTDRSITILH, translated from the exons ATGAGCGACCAGTTCAACAGCTGTGAGCTCACCAGCTCCAACACACCGGAGCGTGGTTTAATGGTGGTGCCGGTGGGAAAAAGCGACAAAATGGACTGCGAGGAGAAACCCATTTTCTCCGTCATGGGGGGTGGGGAGGGTGGTGTGAAGCAGCGGGTGTTCAGGGACACGTTCGCCACCAGCGGGGGAGCTGTGTCGCCGACCTCCGACACCGAGTCCGGGATCTTCTCAGCGGAGTGCGAGCTGTGCGTGGAGCACGAGGCCGAGCTGGACTGGTTCTGCGGGACCGAGCGGAAGCTCATCTGTCCTCACTGCGCCACGGTGGGCTCGTGCCAGGGACACGCCGTGGTCCCTCTGTCCACTAGGGTCAGCGCCGTCAGA AATCAACTGGTGGACGTGTGTGAGAAAATCCAGCTGCAGGCGCTGCGGATCCAGAAGTTTATCGACCAGACGCTCACAGTGAAGGAGCAGAAGCTTCAG GTGGCGGCGAGCAGGGCCAGGGAGCAGGTGCTGGCCCAGGTCAGCGCTGCTCGGGAGgctctggaggaggaggagcagcgcCTGCTGGAGGAGGTGCAGAGTGAGGAGGAGCGAGTAGAGCAGTGTCTCCTCACTCAGAGAGCCCACTGGAGCCAGGCGCTGGAGAGTCTGTCCCAGACACGATCCCGTCTGGTGCACACGCTGACGCACACGCCTGACGCACAGCTGGTG aaTAGCGTGGAGGACATAGCTGAAAG GGTGGAGCAGGCGGAGGGGGTGGGGGAACCCTGCGACACAGAGCAGCTCAATCTTAAGCCCAGCTGCAGTGACAGCAAGTTACTGAAGGGACTGTGGGCCACTGCGGTGCTGCTGGGGCCAAACG CTTATGGATCGCCTGATCTGACGTTTGACCCACGCACGGTGAGCCCTCTGCTCTCCCTCTCCAGTGACCTTTGCACTTTGACCTTCCTCCATAAAAGACCTCGCCATTCCCCGCCCTACGACCCCGCGCGCTTCGACTGCTGGCCCAACGCGCTCGGCTCAGTCTCCATGTCCTCCGGCACCCACAGCTGGATGGTGGACGTGGGCCAGAGCGCTGCTTTCAAAGTAGGGGTCTGCTACCCCTCGTTGGAGCGCAAAGGGTCAGGTAACGAGGCCCGACTAGGCTACAACAGCGAGTCGTGGGTGGTGTCTCGATACGACGGGGACTACTCCTTCTGCCACGACGGGAGGAAGGTTCCCCTGCAGGTGGTTCGCAGGCCTGAAAGGATCGGCGTGCTGCTCGACTGGTCGAGTCAAACACTGGTTTTCTACGAGGCGGAGTCCAGGGCTGTGCTTTACTCAGTCACACAACAATTCACTGCTCCTCTTCTGCCGGCATGTGCCGTGACTGACCGCAGTATCACCATACTGCATTGA